The following are from one region of the Heterodontus francisci isolate sHetFra1 chromosome 34, sHetFra1.hap1, whole genome shotgun sequence genome:
- the LOC137348945 gene encoding zinc finger protein ZFP2-like, which produces MEKPWKCGDCGKGFSYPSELEIHQRSHTGEKLCKCGDCGKGFNYPSELEIHRRSHTGERPFTCSICEKEFAQLSTLLTHQRVHTDRRPFKCSACEKSFKSRSEVLKHQRSHTGERPFTCSVCGKGFTQSSNLQKHQIVHTGERPFTCSICGKGFTQSSSLVEHQRVHTGERPFICFVCGKGFTHSSHLLTHQRIHTGERPFSCSMCEKGFTQKSSLVAHQRLHTGERPFICSVCGKGFTRSSNLVTHQRVHK; this is translated from the coding sequence atggagaaaccgtggaaatgtggggattgTGGAAAGGGATTCAGTTACCCGTCTGAGCTGGAAATTCATCAACGCAGTCACACTGGAGAAAAACTCtgtaaatgtggggactgtgggaagggatttaattaCCCATCCGAGCTGGAAATTCAtcggcgcagtcacactggggagaggccattcacctgctccatatgTGAGAAGGAATTTGCACAGTtatccaccctgctgacacaccagcgtgttcacactgATAGGAGACCCTTTAAATGTTCTGCATGTGAGAAGAGCTTCAAAAGCAGAAGTGAGGTCCTGAAACAccaacgcagtcacactggggagaggccgttcacctgctctgtgtgtgggaaaggattcactcagtcatccaacctacaGAAACACCAGattgttcacactggggagcggccattcacctgctccatctgtgggaagggattcactcagtcatccagttTGGTggaacatcagcgagttcacactggggagagaccatttatctgctttgtgtgtgggaagggattcacccatTCAtcacacctgctgacacaccagcgtattcacactggggagaggccgttttcGTGCTCtatgtgtgagaagggattcactcaaaAATCCAGCCTAGTGGCACACCagcgacttcacactggggagaggccgttcatctgctcagtgtgtgggaagggatttactcgtTCATCCAACCTGGTGactcaccagcgagttcacaagtga